Proteins encoded together in one Benincasa hispida cultivar B227 chromosome 1, ASM972705v1, whole genome shotgun sequence window:
- the LOC120079963 gene encoding floral homeotic protein FBP1-like has protein sequence MGRGKLSMKLIGNEKSRKTTFYKRKASLLRKAYELSTLCDVRVCVFVYGPNQNDQSPFQVHTWPPCREDVNNLIASYKTNCLHKRAHKACGLLDFFSERKKKIETDMSKLRKDVAKARFPKWDERLDHLLEDQLRVLMVELDSKLEMTKRMIEMVTENHIDEGTLEESSQTLNTNMKQKQVMSFDHEESYGMFGRPSMQQTRTIMPFHHQYHQLQTVAQSLQIDCELKNLPQFPFGENESSTQIPLSYENNNYLQNHPNFYHDSTNGIVMNNTQSYSMCRYGLPLPTQSVLPVSHMQMQFTDDQLMMACASNPQMALPNNASTQVNDQFDYFNYEYFIKPNNF, from the exons ATGGGACGAGGAAAATTGAGCATGAAGCTAATTGGTAATGAAAAATCTCGAAAGACAACTTTTTATAAGCGGAAAGCAAGTTTGTTGCGAAAAGCTTATGAACTCTCTACACTATGCGATGTTCGTGTTTGTGTTTTTGTCTATGGCCCTAACCAAAACGACCAATCTCCTTTCCAAGTTCACACGTGGCCACCTTGTCGGGAAGACGTCAACAACTTGATTGCTTCTTACAAGACTAATTGTCTCCACAAACGTGCTCACAAAGCATGTGGTCTCCTTGACTTCTTCTccgagaggaagaagaagattgaaacCGACATGTCCAAACTTCGCAAAGATGTTGCCAAAGCCAG gTTCCCAAAGTGGGATGAACGTCTAGACCATCTATTAGAAGATCAACTACGAGTTTTAATGGTGGAATTGGATTCGAAGCTCGAGATGACGAAAAGAATGATCGAGATGGTGACAGAGAATCATATCGATGAGGGGACGCTAGAGGAGAGTAGCCAAACTCTAAATACAAACATGAAGCAGAAACAAGTAATGTCATTTGATCACGAGGAAAGCTATGGGATGTTTGGGAGGCCATCAATGCAACAAACACGAACCATAATGCCATTCCATCACCAATATCATCAACTTCAAACAGTGGCACAAAGTCTTCAAATAGATTGTGAGCTTAAGAATTTGCCTCAATTCCCATTTGGGGAAAACGAGTCATCAACCCAAATTCCCTTAAGTTATGAGAATAATAATTATCTCCAAAACCACCCTAATTTTTACCATGATTCAACAAATGGGATAGTTATGAACAATACACAAAGTTACTCAATGTGCCGCTATGGACTTCCTCTACCGACACAATCCGTTCTCCCAGTATCACACATGCAAATGCAATTCACAGATGATCAACTGATGATGGCTTGTGCTTCAAATCCTCAAATGGCTTTGCCTAATAATGCTTCTACTCAAGTTAATGACCAGTTTGATTACTTCaattatgagtattttatcaagcCTAACAACTTCTAA
- the LOC120079957 gene encoding uncharacterized protein LOC120079957, which produces MKDILRFGRKGKLSPRFIGPFEALERIHLVAYRLVLPPSLSLVHNVFHVSMLRKYVTGPSHVVDFEQLWLNGNLSYEERHVQILAREAKMLRNRKIAVIKISWQNHQFEEATWDERMR; this is translated from the coding sequence ATGAAGGATATTTTGAGGTTTGGAAGGAAAGGGAAGCTGAGCCCAAGgttcattggacctttcgaggcCTTGGAGCGAATTCATCTCGTAGCTTACCGATTGGTATTGCCTCCATCACTTTCtttagttcataatgtcttccatgtttcgatgctgaGAAAGTATGTAACAGGTCcatcccatgtagttgactttgaGCAATTGTGGTTGAATGGCAACTTGAGTTATGAAGAGAGGCATGTGCAGATTCTCGCCAGAGAGGCAAAGATGTTACGCAATAGGAAAATAGCAGTTATAAAGATTTCgtggcagaatcaccagttcgAGGAGGCCACCTGGGATGAGAGAATGAGATGA